The genomic window GCGGTTGAGTTCTGTTAGTTCCAGTCCAGGATTTTCTTCAGTCAGGAATGGTACTGCTCAGTCTTGGACCAGAGATCAAGGGAGAATGGCCAATCCCAATCCCTTGGATAGGTTGGTAAGACAGGATATCTGTGTGACCAACAGAAATCCATGTGATTTTACTACAATTAGTGATGACAATGAGTATATGAGGGCGGACATTTGAAGCAGACGGCGGTGTGCATACATTTCCAAAACATTTAGAATAATACATTTCATGTTTATGGTGTCAAACGCTCTATTGTTTGTAAGGTAAGCTCATTATTTCCTTGTAAAAAGATCACCGTGGTGGAAATGAACGGTCACTTACTTTAGTCATTGATGTTGCATGCAGGCTCCTTAGTAAGATATGTATGCTCCCTTTTCTGGATGGAAATATTGCAGTTACCAGGGGCTCTCAAATTGCAGCCTCCAGCTTATGTATGTAATGTAATAGGCCAAGAAGAGATTATACCTCCTGAGGTCGTGAGAAAGCGGATGAACTATCCTCATATCTAGTTGTCTAGTCAAGAGAAAGTGAGTAAGCTTTTGATTTTAGGGCTTGCCTATTGTGTGATTAACATTATTTTTGTTTACAAATGTTGTGACTGGTGCAAAGGATGGTTAGTGGTGGTAATATCGGCAGATTACATCTAGCTGCCAGATGTTGTAAACTATCGAATTGCAGTCACTTACTTCTAAAGGATGGGTTGTCAGTGGTAATGTTGGCTGAATGGTTATAGCTGTAAGATGTTGTAAACAACTGCCGCCGTAGTTTTACTCTTAAGTCATGAAGGATGGTTCAGTCCAATATTTAAGAAGATTATACTTTGTGTGACTCATTAATCATACAATTGTGTTGTTGCTTGTCCTGTTGGTGGCATGTTATACTGATGATTCTGTTGAATATAATTTCATTAGATATTTTTGAGTGAAATTTAACTCTGTTCAAGCATGCATACCACTGATTTGGATATCACGCTGAGAAGGATGATGATTCTGCCGGATATGATTTACGTTCGTTTTGTTGAATAGAGTTACTCTAGGCGTCAGGAGGTTGTTTCCACTATTGTTCCAGTTGTGTTTTTCTCTTCATTTAGGTTGACTTTTTGTACTAGAAAGACTAAGTTGTGCTGGACTTGTTTTTGGGTGTTGAAAAAATAGCCACGGAAGTGCCTTTTTAAATTTGTTAAACAAAATGGTAAAAATAGGCAGAAACTTTGTTTTTGCAGGGAAAATAGGCAGAAAGCTTGTTAGACAAACGAGATTATCTTGTTTGTGCATATTACCCTGAGATTTTCTAGCCTGCCCAAGTAGTGGGAGGTTTGAAATTTGATCATCCACACGAGCATGCCTTATtacagaggcaaaacttgataCCTACTGTATCTTACATCATCAAGGATTCAAGGTGCTCCACACCACAGTGCACGAGAGAACTAGGAGTTCCGTCTAGCTGCTAGTAATGAGATGCTTCTACCATCACTGTCTATCCCATTTCGAGAACAACCACGCGCCATCTGAGCATCATGTCGAGGAAAGACTCCACAATGTTGTTCTCGACTATGCTAAGCAAACACTCCCGCAGAAGTACCGCCTACAAAATGAAGCGGGGACGTGAATGGAAATCAAGATGTCGAGAATTTTGTTCAAAACGACCGGTGATTGGTTTGAGAAAATAGCATAAACTTGAACCCTACCTTACTGACCGACTAGAGCGAGTCCGGATTTCCTTTTTGGCTACCTCCTTGTGCCTTTGAGGTTGAAGAACCGCCTTGATTGCGGTGTCAAAGACAGCCTTAATGTTCTGTCAACAATTATcaagggaaaaaaagaaagaatGTTTTTAGACATATGTACTAGAACTCTTTGAAATCCCAGGGCCTTTTATTGTTCGGATGCAGCAGAAGCCATACTCTTTGTGTCTTGGAGCTGCATTCTATGTATGCCACCGCACCTATTTGTCTCCGAAGCTCCTCACCCTAACATGTGGAAAGTTAATTTGGTACTAGTATCATTTCAAAATGCCAAGCTGGTTGCTGTCATCCGAGTGTAAAAGGCATAAACCTGCTCAGTTGTTATGATGGAATCAGCTGCATGATCAGCAAGATAAGCTCTATCTTCTCGGAGATCTGCGCATTTATACGGAAATTGATGGCTCAAGAGCAGCCAAAGACACACATGCATTACTGGATAGCACACCAAAATGTGTGGATTTGAATGGCATCCAACTAAAAATCTGTAGAAGAAGCTCAAGAGCATACCCAACTTGGTTCCAACAAGTAGTACAGGAATTCCGGGGGCGTACCGGCGAAGCTCCGGCATCCACTGCGCAGGAACAAATTGAAGGCAGGCCGTTAGTAATCTCAATGCACCTGTTCAGAAGAGCAACACAATGTGAGTGAGTGTACCTTCTTGTGCACATTCTCATAGCTTGCTCTGCTGGTGAGGGAGAAGGAGAGGATGAAGACATCGGCTCCCCTGTAGCTCAGAGGCCTCAGCCGGCTGTAATCCTCCTGACCTGCAACCCAAGACGGACCACCATTACAGGAAGAAAAGCACCCACATCGGGGACGGGGAGTggaggaagaagagagggagaCCTGCGGTGTCCCAGAGGCCGAGGTTGACGATGCTGCCGTCCACGGAGACATTGGCGCTGAAGTTGTCGAACACGGTGGGGATGTAGTCCTGCATCCAACCCCGCATCAACAGGAGCAGCCATTTCGTCAAAATGAAACCAGATCAAGCTAGCCAGGCCAagaagggagagggagagtggtGGTACTCAACGGTGGGGAACTTGTTGCAGGTGTAGCAGATGAGCATGCAGGTCTTGCCCACGGCGCCGTCGCCCACGGCCACGCACTTGATGAACctgctcaccgccgccgccgccgccgcccccgctcccGCTCCGCCGCTCATGTCTCTCCTCTCGTCTCCAGCCACACCCAGTCAGCCACAGCCTCTCcctctctgtctctgtctctggGGTGAGTCTGGATGCTTGCTCCAGTGAAAGCACTGCTGCTACATAACATCAGTGGGTGGGTCTCCCAGAACCAGAGGACCTTTTTACTGCTACATTTGAACCCGGGCTGCCGTGCCAAGATTCTGCTTTTAATGGTAAACGAACTGCGGTGCACGTGGCCCCTAACTCTCAACGCGTCTCTGACTAATCATGATTTATTTTCAGGTTTGGATCTCCTATCCTATCCCCGTACAATCTACTCCATTCGTCCCATAATAATTACGGGTTTTGACACATTATGGGAAGGATGGAGTAGAACGCACTCACGAAAAAGATAAATGAGCCTACTTGGTGGAGGGTGGGTATAGAATGGCAGAGCCCTTCCATGTTTCGACCCGTTTTGCAACTTTCCAGTCTTTGCACTTATATTTGCTTGCACGTGTGTTGTGGCATGGACTCATGGTTAGCCCTTCAAACGAGCCCTAAGAAAGATTTTAGACTTCTCCATTTCTATCGTAGTAGTAATTAGAGTCGCCTCTTGCTAAAACTACATCTGATAATGTACCTGTTGTAATCAAAATTGGTACTTGGATTCCAAGGTCTAAGATTTTTAGGTTTGAAATTTTTTGGgttgaacatccccaattcaaagATGTTGTAAAAACAATTTTGGAGCAACAGGTTCCAGAACATGATAATGCAAAAAACATTGTTGCTAAGTTCAAAAGATTGAGAGAGGGATAAAAAAACTGGGACAGAAACATCTCTGACCTAAGCAACATCATTGATAACACCAATTCTGTGATTCTACTTTGATCCTATTGAGGAATTTAGATAGTTGACATCCGAGGAAAATAGTACCAGAGTTATCCTAAAATACCATTTGGAACagatttgtttttgcaaaaaatcCACTGGAAACAAAGAGCCACGATCATGAACATCAAATTTGGTGAGGCCAACACTAAATTTTTTCAAGCCAAAGCCACCATCAAGCATAGGAATAATCTTATCACCATTTTAAAGGATGCGCATGGGAATAAGCACAATGACCAAACCTGCTATCCTATTTGCTGCTTTCAAGAACAGAATGGGCCTTTCATAGGCTATAGAGAACCCTTTGTTGCATAACTTGATTACTCCTATCAACAATTTGCAAGAACTTGAAGCCGAGTTTTCCAAAAGAGAAAGTGACGATGTGGTCAAAAAGATGCCTAGTGATAAATCACTAGGACCAGATGGATTTAATGCTGCTTTTCTCAaggcttgttgggatatcattgctCCTGATTTTTACAAACTTATTGCTAATTTTCATAAAGGCATGGTTAATATGCAATGCATCAACTACTCATTCATTACCTTGATCCCAAAAAAGAGGTTGCTAGTTCACCCGGGGATTATAGACCCATCTCATTGCTCAATTGCACTATGAAGATTATTACCAAACTCCTTGCAAATAGAATGCAAAAGGTTATACTCTCCCTTGTTCATGACGACCTGTATGGATTCCTCAACAACAGATGTATCCAAGACTGTTTTGCTTGGTTATTTGAGTACCTCCATCAGTGTCACCAAAAAAAATGAAGAAATTGTGTTTCTTaaattggattttgagaaggcatttGATATGCTTAGCCATGATACCATTATGGAGATCTTACAAGCTAAGGGCCTAGATGGCTGAACTGGATTAAGATGATTTACAACATAAGCTACTCTTCTGTCCTTCTAAATGGCATTCCAGGCAAACAATTCCTCTGCAAAAAGGTGTCAGAAAAGGAGACCCACTCTCACCACTTGTATTTGTCCTTGTTGTTGATCTTCTTCAATCAATGTTCAATGAAGGAATGCACAGTAATATGATTGGAAGTACTCTGCAACATGCAACTTGCCCTGATTATCCTGTGATCCAGTATGCCGATGACACAATTCTTGTCATCCCGGCCAGGGAAATTCAGCTTTCTCATATTAAGAAATTACTCCCGCATTATGCTACATATACTGGTTTAAAGGTGAATTATTCCAAGTCAATCATGATCTTAATCAGCACTCCTGACAGCAAAATGCAAATATTGTCTGATCTCTTGGGATGCTAAATTAGAAACCTCCCCATCACCTACTTAGGCATGCCACTCTGTTTCTCTAAGCTCAAAACTCAAGACTTTGTGCCTATGCTCACTAGAATTGAGAAAAGATTATTGAGTTGCTCCACACTTCTGTCATATGGAGACAAACTCACATCGGTGAAATCAGTATTTGCAAGCATGCCCATATTCTTCATGAGCATCTTGTGTAAAATCGAGAAGGTGGAGCATAGAGGGGGGTAAATAGACACTTAACAAGGCAAAGGTGCAATTATTAGTTTTCTTGATAATTAGGCAGATTTTAGCACTAGTTAAGTTGCATCCAatacttcctacacatgcatatcTAGAGATAAGGTAGCGAAATGATAACAACATGcaagtgcaagaaagtaaaggTAGTAGAGATAGGAAGATCAAACACAATGAAGACACAtatatttttggtgtggttccgataggtggtgatatcgtaaatccatgttgatggagactacaACCCCCAGAGGGTaaggctgcgcgagtccatggagggctccacccatgaagggtgcacgaagaaacaaccttgtatattccaccatggcttacgcccacgaaggactagcctcacatGGAGTAGATATTtaggaagtaggcgatctccttgcctttacaaactccttggttcaactccacatgattttgaaggctcccaagtgacacctaaccaatctaggagacaccactcaatcactctctcacatatttggcttGGGGTAGaagaaggattggagtggaaagcaacttggggaggctaGAAATCAATGTTaaaatggttggattggaatgccttgatctcaaaacaagtgtaggtggttctctctcagaaaatggatatgGGAAGTGTAGTTTTGTACTGGTTTCTCTCTCTGAGAGTGagtggtggtggaggggtatatatagccatcaCCAAAGATCGAGCCGTTACAAAATTTATACACAACTCGGTGACACCAAAAGTAAATCTTGGTGGGACTGAACAATGCAAAAGATTCGAACGTTAGATGTTTCGCTGAGACCGATATGTGATGGCCTAAGCAGATTCCTCATCTCGGTAATTCCAATCGGTTCATCTCAGTGATTCTGTAATGAAGTCGAGTGGGTACAGAAACTTGGCCACTCCACTTTGGTGGGACCGAATGCCATCTCGGTTATATCGAGTTTCTAGGGTTTGACTTATGGCACAGTCTTGAGCATCTCTGTGGGACCGAGTTTGGACTTAGGGTTTTGGACAGTTGGGAatgtgggaaagtggttgagggttttggagcaatatcttcaAGTACTTTGAGCAAATGACTCATGAttaaaacctcatcccctttttaatagtattggctttcctatggactcaatgtgatctttgatcacttaaccaaaaatataGAGTCTTAAAGCTTTTTCCAATGTGTTTCCTTAGCATTCCAAGGGATCCTCAATCAcatgtccttgccatgccaataTTGAACTTTCGtcaaatatactagatgaaagtgTTAGTCCAATAACATGTATGTTGAGAATTACCCAAACCACCAAGGGAGCAAATGTGCTTTCAatccccccctttttggtaattgatgacaacatacatcaaagctttaagtAAGGGTATATTAATTAATACGTGAAAGTTTTGAGAGACATGTAACATACATAAACTCCCCCTACAAGTGTGTAGTCTTTTAAAGAGTAACTgtttttggaatgcaaatgcacaacatGGATGATACCTGGTGTGTTGCATGCATCTTAGCTATATGCACCAGAGCAAAGACGTGAatgaagcatattcatgttcatgaatctctcttgcaaacaatatgtccAAGAAGcgagagatcatcatgcacatgattatgatgcatatacttaccttgaggTGCTTGATCATTTTTAACCGAAGAAATAAGTTTGAGAAAACAAGGTAAGATAACCTATGtcggaaaaggcagtgcctaggaggcgcttaggcacgcctaggagctaggcaatggccaaacgccttgCCTAGGGCATAAGCAAAAGTCTAGGCAGGCAAGTAAGAAATTGTCTGCCCAAGCGAGAAAGCATGCCATATTGCACTGACATGCCAAAAGGGCCATATTCCAATCATAGTAGCTGATAGTTAACATACTTATATGCCCTGAATTAATAAAATACACATATAATAACCACATATATAGCTTGACAGTAAAAATTATATAACCGCCTAGGCTGTGCCTAGGGcgcttaagcaccgcctaggcactaggtgaAGGCCAACCGCTCGCTGATGCCTAACGCTTTTTCCAACCGACACAAGAGAATTTTTTCAGGAGGAAATGGAAGAACatcaagagtaccaagattgggatgacatgtaaagGAGATAGTATTACTAAGTAAATACTTCCTTTAGTGCAGACATGTCCCTAGAAAGTCGAATAAATATTTGCAATAGAATTCAAGGATTATTCTACCCTAGACTTTGAACTTCCTCTCCCCCTAAATCTATGATGGTTGATATTGGGAGAAGGTAGTGTGAGACTATAGGATCaaaaaataaaaacttatccttttgcCAATTATAGTTGTAGGCAAGTTTTAGCAATTCTACCAAATCAAGCAataccctacacatgcaagtctaagagttgaGCAGCGCaaagtaaagactttgcatatgaacGTAAACGTGGGATTGAAGAAAACAAACACAATGAAGACACGGTGTTTTTTgacatggttccgataggtggtgctatcgtacgtccacattgatggatacttcaacccacgaagggtaatggctgcgtgagtccacagagggctccacccacaaagggtccacaaagaagcaaccttgtctatttcATCATGTCTTACATccatgaaggactagcctcactcggagtagatcttcatgaagtaggcgatctcctcgcccttacaaactccttggttgaactccacaagatctcggaggctcccaagtgacacctaaccaatctaggagacaccattctccaaaaggtaatagatggtgttgtTTATGATGACCTCCTTGCTTTTGTGCTTCAAAAGacagtctcctcaacactcaatcactctcACATATTTGGTTTtggtaggagaaggattggagtggaaagcaacttgggaaggctagaaatTAAGGTTCAAATGGCTGGATTGGAAtgccttgatctcaacacatgagtaggtggttctctatcaaaaaatgaatggtggaagtgtagtttcgttctgatggctctcttagagaGAAGATGAGGGTGGAGGGGCATTTATAGCCTTCACCCAAAATCCAACCGTCACACACTTTTGACTCAACTTGGTGACACAGATccaaaaactcggtgagaccgacccgTCTAAAGATATGAATGTTgggcttttcggtgagaccgaactggcactacaaaaaaaagacacatccgtgactttttgggccaaacaattttttttctgtcatacttatgacacttgtatgacgataattgtgacaaaacacggtatcatcatagatgaggtgggctcctacttctatgacaaaaaatcatgacaaaaaatgggcttttcgtcctgggtgggccggagacacagctgcatgacattcattgggccgtccatgatggaaaaaaccgtggtagaagcgagggcgaggaaaatatcggggagttcctggtttacggtgggtggtcgggggccgagtgatgcacgtttctctcataccgtacgcgcgtgggtgtgaggcgttgggctctaactgaacccgagcgaggcgtcgcctaactgaacccgagcgattgcactgcaggctacgcgttactgaacccgagcgatcgagtgattccttcgctactgctgctaactgaagccgatcgatgaatagtgagcgttgctgtggggtttggatgaatagtgagcattgcagctggggggtttggatgaacagtgagcgttgcttgggggtttggatgaacagttcccagtgggggtggatgaacaggaccccgtggttgcctctggatgaacatgacccgatcgatcgagccggttagggctggatgaacaggaccccgtggagggctggatgaacaggacgaccccgtgaagggctgggtgaacagtagatgatggagggctggatgaacagtagcctgtggaggggtggttgcacaggagc from Triticum aestivum cultivar Chinese Spring chromosome 3B, IWGSC CS RefSeq v2.1, whole genome shotgun sequence includes these protein-coding regions:
- the LOC123069356 gene encoding rac-like GTP-binding protein 1, which codes for MSGGAGAGAAAAAAVSRFIKCVAVGDGAVGKTCMLICYTCNKFPTDYIPTVFDNFSANVSVDGSIVNLGLWDTAGQEDYSRLRPLSYRGADVFILSFSLTSRASYENVHKKWMPELRRYAPGIPVLLVGTKLDLREDRAYLADHAADSIITTEQGEELRRQIGAVAYIECSSKTQRNIKAVFDTAIKAVLQPQRHKEVAKKEIRTRSSRSVRRYFCGSVCLA